Proteins co-encoded in one Stutzerimonas stutzeri genomic window:
- a CDS encoding EAL domain-containing response regulator: protein MAPQKKTIRLLILEDSQNEAERLVSLFRNAGQATRVHRLTSSDDLADALQQTWDLLISAPTSSNLDPSEAIGAIRKQAKDIPVIQLIDGNDADAVTEALALGAQRAVPQGEDEWLIMVANRELANLEERRARRTAEVVLREAEKRCQLLLDSSVDAIAYVHDGMHIYANRAYLELFGYEDVEELEGMPMIDLIASCDQGEFKGFLKHYQTLQGSAELVCGGVRADGGNFKARMHFSPATYDGEPCIQVVIRAESENEELEKLREISSQDLVTGLYNRNHFLELLDGAVERAVNAGQASSLAYLRIDRFASLQAEIGLGDSDRLLAELAGLLREQFPHTAELARFGDDAFAVLMADATPQQLEPPLVELLRKVEGHLFEIGGRTVQTSLSIGVAALDEQTAKARDVIDRAHRCAEELCDGNALRTYDPAAELAAAASRGNLLAMLQQALEKNSFRLLFQPIISLRGDSHEHYEVLLRLLDPQGVEVPPSEFLGAAKEAGLATKVDRWVLLNSIKLLAEHRSKGHSTRLFVHLSSASLQDPSLLNWLGVALKASRLPPDSLVFQLDEQDAVAYLKQAKTLTEGLCGLGCRTALSRFGCVLNPFNTLKHLDVDFIKIDGSYTQELGRQENQDALKQLLADLHEQAKQTIVPFVDSATILATLWQAGVGYIQGQYLQGPSQSMDYNFSSDEE, encoded by the coding sequence ATGGCCCCGCAAAAGAAAACCATCCGCCTGCTGATCCTCGAGGACTCGCAGAATGAAGCTGAGCGACTGGTCAGCCTGTTTCGCAATGCGGGCCAGGCGACACGCGTGCACCGGCTCACCTCCAGCGATGACCTTGCCGACGCGCTCCAACAGACCTGGGATCTGTTGATCAGCGCACCGACCAGCAGCAATCTCGACCCAAGCGAAGCCATCGGTGCCATCCGCAAGCAAGCCAAGGACATCCCGGTCATCCAGCTGATCGACGGCAACGACGCCGATGCCGTGACCGAAGCGCTGGCATTGGGCGCCCAGCGTGCCGTGCCGCAGGGCGAAGACGAATGGCTGATCATGGTCGCCAATCGCGAGCTGGCGAATCTCGAAGAGCGCCGCGCCCGCCGGACCGCAGAGGTAGTCCTGCGCGAGGCCGAGAAGCGCTGCCAGTTGCTGCTGGACAGCTCCGTAGATGCCATCGCGTACGTGCATGACGGCATGCATATCTACGCCAACCGCGCCTACCTCGAGCTGTTCGGCTATGAGGACGTCGAAGAGCTCGAAGGCATGCCGATGATCGACCTCATCGCTTCGTGCGACCAGGGCGAATTCAAGGGTTTCCTCAAGCACTATCAGACCCTGCAAGGCAGTGCCGAGCTGGTCTGCGGCGGCGTCCGTGCCGATGGTGGCAACTTCAAGGCACGCATGCACTTTTCCCCCGCCACTTACGACGGCGAACCCTGCATCCAGGTGGTCATCCGCGCGGAAAGCGAAAATGAAGAGCTGGAAAAGCTGCGCGAAATCAGCAGCCAGGACCTGGTAACCGGGCTGTATAACCGCAACCACTTCCTCGAGCTGCTCGATGGAGCGGTAGAACGCGCCGTGAACGCCGGGCAGGCGTCGAGCCTGGCCTACCTTCGCATCGACCGCTTCGCCAGCCTGCAGGCCGAGATCGGCCTGGGCGATTCGGACCGTCTGCTCGCCGAGCTGGCCGGGCTGTTACGCGAGCAGTTCCCGCACACGGCTGAGCTGGCGCGCTTCGGCGACGATGCGTTTGCGGTATTGATGGCCGATGCTACGCCGCAGCAGCTGGAACCCCCACTGGTCGAGCTGTTGCGCAAGGTCGAAGGACACCTGTTCGAGATCGGCGGCCGGACCGTTCAGACCAGTCTGAGCATCGGCGTTGCCGCACTCGACGAGCAAACGGCGAAGGCGCGAGACGTCATCGATCGCGCCCACCGCTGCGCCGAAGAGCTCTGCGATGGCAACGCATTGCGCACCTACGATCCGGCTGCCGAGCTGGCCGCCGCCGCCAGCCGCGGCAATCTGCTGGCCATGCTGCAGCAGGCGCTGGAAAAGAACAGCTTCCGCCTGCTGTTCCAGCCGATCATCAGCCTGCGTGGGGACAGCCACGAACATTATGAGGTGCTGCTGCGCCTGCTCGATCCGCAAGGCGTCGAAGTGCCGCCCAGCGAGTTCCTCGGCGCCGCGAAGGAAGCGGGGCTGGCCACCAAGGTCGATCGCTGGGTACTGCTCAACTCCATCAAGCTGCTCGCCGAGCATCGCAGCAAGGGGCACAGCACTCGGCTGTTCGTTCACCTCTCCAGCGCCAGCCTGCAGGACCCGTCGCTGCTCAACTGGCTGGGGGTCGCACTCAAGGCGTCACGCCTGCCGCCCGACTCGCTGGTCTTCCAGCTCGACGAGCAGGACGCCGTCGCCTACCTGAAGCAAGCGAAGACCCTGACCGAGGGGCTTTGCGGGCTAGGCTGTCGCACTGCCCTGAGCCGGTTCGGCTGCGTGCTGAACCCGTTCAATACGCTCAAGCATCTGGATGTCGACTTCATCAAGATCGACGGTTCCTATACCCAGGAGCTTGGCCGGCAAGAGAACCAGGACGCGCTCAAGCAGCTGCTCGCCGATCTGCACGAGCAGGCCAAGCAGACGATCGTGCCCTTCGTCGACAGCGCCACCATCCTTGCGACGCTCTGGCAGGCCGGCGTGGGATATATCCAGGGCCAATACCTGCAGGGCCCGAGCCAATCGATGGACTACAACTTCTCGTCGGACGAGGAGTAA
- a CDS encoding molecular chaperone, whose protein sequence is METQSQPLLLRVTAPNTQALSFCEPSVRSVKQWLSGLPKANLGETARQLYQALLELNKLRTTAQLRLQLLELLRPEIHFVCRELERHLHHQPIVLGERPRKVASLCQALHNHLATGYKLIVVELVPQTGRDRLQLVTVSLQRAIRSLCAMLVRATQLYNPTPEGLWLELHQLYAIAAEHGLQRTVVRDDLCYRVKGLSVEQSYIVALMLGSARCNQMRQQNIAQLAQLLEPWSALVRLEKTPGPSSQFGVSARIDGPPRYRSMFAVEERRHLLGIDPHGLVRAIQQHLQAAPGPAADKTLALPEGLSLDLLHHVSAAWGDISERSFQRTPAQGSMKLCIGMSALHYFLAGQREFGELLKRPDATRSAVFKLNNAAPDVWAVAFDAQAVNADELLPSDHIEFVRPTAAAKTESAPPDEPKADNGFPTFEVRRVDHSPGGFCLSWPDEVPAQLQAGELLGLQDAGSQTWSIAVVRWIRQVRGGGPQMGVELIAPSAQPCGLRLVRKTEQSSEYLRALILPEISVISRPATLIAPRLPFQEGQKVQINQNGEELRALLCRRQTGTGSYSQFEYQLVGVATPQETSVTARGTQAAPRGEDFDSLWRTL, encoded by the coding sequence TTGGAAACTCAAAGCCAACCATTGTTGCTACGCGTGACGGCGCCAAACACCCAGGCGCTGTCCTTCTGCGAACCCAGCGTGCGCAGCGTCAAACAGTGGCTGTCCGGCCTGCCCAAGGCCAACCTCGGCGAAACGGCGCGCCAGCTGTATCAGGCCTTGCTTGAACTCAACAAGCTGCGCACGACCGCCCAGCTGCGTCTGCAGCTGCTTGAGTTGCTACGACCGGAAATTCACTTCGTCTGCCGTGAGCTGGAGCGCCATCTCCACCATCAGCCGATCGTGCTCGGTGAGCGCCCGCGCAAGGTGGCGAGCCTTTGCCAGGCACTGCACAACCATCTCGCCACCGGTTACAAGCTGATCGTCGTGGAGCTGGTGCCGCAGACCGGCCGTGACCGCCTGCAGCTGGTCACCGTTTCGCTGCAACGGGCGATTCGCAGCCTCTGCGCGATGCTGGTGCGCGCCACCCAGCTCTACAACCCGACGCCCGAGGGCCTGTGGCTCGAGCTTCATCAGCTCTATGCCATTGCCGCCGAGCACGGCCTCCAGCGCACCGTTGTCCGAGACGATCTGTGCTATCGCGTCAAAGGCCTGAGTGTCGAGCAGAGCTACATCGTCGCGCTGATGCTCGGCAGTGCCCGCTGCAACCAGATGCGCCAGCAGAACATCGCCCAGCTGGCGCAGCTGCTCGAACCCTGGAGTGCACTGGTACGATTGGAGAAGACCCCCGGCCCGTCCAGCCAGTTCGGCGTGTCCGCTCGTATCGATGGCCCACCACGCTATCGATCGATGTTCGCCGTCGAGGAACGCCGGCACCTGCTCGGCATCGATCCCCACGGGCTGGTTCGGGCCATTCAGCAGCATTTGCAGGCCGCGCCTGGGCCCGCTGCGGACAAGACGCTAGCCCTGCCCGAAGGACTGAGCCTCGACCTTCTGCACCATGTCAGTGCCGCCTGGGGCGATATCTCCGAGCGCAGCTTCCAGCGCACCCCAGCGCAAGGCTCGATGAAGCTGTGCATCGGCATGAGTGCACTGCATTACTTCCTGGCGGGCCAACGCGAATTCGGCGAACTGCTGAAACGGCCCGATGCGACACGCTCGGCGGTGTTCAAGCTGAATAACGCCGCTCCGGATGTCTGGGCTGTCGCCTTCGACGCCCAGGCGGTGAACGCCGACGAGCTACTGCCGAGCGACCATATCGAATTCGTCCGGCCCACCGCGGCCGCTAAAACCGAGAGCGCCCCACCAGACGAGCCCAAGGCAGACAACGGCTTTCCGACCTTCGAGGTACGGCGAGTCGACCACAGTCCCGGCGGCTTCTGCCTGTCCTGGCCCGATGAGGTGCCGGCGCAACTGCAGGCCGGCGAACTGCTCGGTCTGCAGGATGCCGGCAGCCAGACCTGGAGCATTGCCGTCGTGCGCTGGATTCGCCAGGTGCGTGGCGGCGGCCCGCAGATGGGCGTCGAGCTTATCGCGCCTTCCGCGCAACCCTGTGGCCTGCGACTGGTACGCAAGACGGAGCAAAGCAGCGAGTATCTGCGCGCTCTGATACTGCCTGAGATCAGTGTCATCTCGCGGCCGGCAACGCTGATCGCTCCCCGTTTGCCGTTCCAGGAAGGGCAGAAAGTCCAGATCAACCAGAACGGCGAAGAGCTCCGCGCGCTGCTGTGCCGCCGCCAGACCGGTACCGGCAGTTACAGCCAGTTCGAATACCAACTGGTGGGCGTCGCCACGCCGCAGGAGACGTCGGTCACAGCCAGGGGAACCCAGGCGGCGCCACGCGGTGAAGATTTTGACTCGCTCTGGCGCACGCTGTAG
- a CDS encoding rhodanese-like domain-containing protein translates to MSAFSTLPLVIEPADLAERLDAPELILVDLTSATRYAEGHLPGARFVDPKQTQLGQPPAPGLLPGKPQLEALFGALGHRADAVYVVYDDEGGGWAGRFIWLLDVIGHRHYHYLNGGLPAWLAEQRPLSQQSPAAAGGPVALQLSETPSATREYIESRLGAADLVIWDARSPEEYRGEKALAARAGHIPGAINFEWTAAMDPTRALRIREDIAERLEALGITADKEIITHCQTHHRSGFTYLLAKALGYPRIKGYPGSWGEWGNLSDTPIQQ, encoded by the coding sequence GTGTCCGCTTTTTCAACCCTGCCCCTGGTCATCGAACCGGCCGATCTGGCCGAGCGCCTGGACGCGCCCGAGCTGATTCTGGTCGATTTGACCAGCGCCACCCGCTACGCCGAAGGCCACCTGCCCGGCGCGCGATTCGTCGATCCGAAACAGACCCAGCTCGGCCAGCCGCCGGCGCCCGGCCTGCTTCCCGGCAAGCCCCAGCTGGAGGCCCTGTTCGGCGCGCTCGGGCATCGAGCCGACGCGGTCTACGTCGTCTATGACGATGAAGGCGGTGGCTGGGCCGGGCGCTTCATCTGGCTGCTGGATGTCATCGGCCATCGGCACTATCACTATCTCAATGGCGGCCTGCCTGCCTGGCTGGCCGAACAGCGGCCGCTGTCGCAGCAAAGCCCTGCCGCCGCCGGCGGGCCGGTTGCCTTGCAGCTCAGCGAAACACCCAGCGCCACCCGCGAATACATCGAAAGTCGGCTCGGTGCTGCGGACCTGGTGATCTGGGACGCCCGGTCGCCCGAGGAATACCGGGGCGAGAAGGCGTTGGCAGCACGTGCAGGCCACATCCCAGGCGCCATCAATTTCGAATGGACCGCCGCGATGGACCCGACACGTGCGCTGCGCATCCGCGAGGACATCGCCGAGCGACTGGAGGCGCTCGGCATTACCGCTGACAAGGAAATCATCACCCACTGCCAGACGCATCATCGCTCGGGCTTCACCTATCTGCTGGCCAAGGCGCTGGGCTATCCGCGCATCAAGGGATATCCCGGTTCCTGGGGCGAGTGGGGCAACCTGTCCGACACCCCCATCCAGCAATGA
- a CDS encoding HDOD domain-containing protein — MTQPPRTLDAWLDALDAVVLPAPAVPYARVQRALRDSSLSLRQIAELIQASPALALVVIREANRGVATTSKPAESLEVALSRIGLKRAEALFAKVPAAQPEAIPAPLRQVMLISQHASQQASGLFASRLARLWQEIHWGSLLFLAPVWAMVAAYPQLLDTWEQRVLVKREPARQVEQSLLGVPLLELCSATAERWGLPDWIIQGYQLLNEHRRMLIKALHIAHDNEHPLHQQQMLDADPPLRRWLTQPGNTIVLANGLALSSHHSWSGIHSLRWQRLAGLYLQVPLAELQQLVHQQAVYSARSIGATDLWHPAQGLLWPWESVFQVERAAAAPEAEDLAQWRAHCRELLSEPCPYDNILQLTAAACSALSCAGLQRVLIMLVDRKQRRLVGQQSSGLPREAARLTLDIDSSQVLRRLLEKPALLRLKPDNLAQFSAMLPGTLKSLFPSEHLLLRSVGHEGRVVMLVAADQNNSAISDANLQLFGKTVQCIERALATFSKRGR, encoded by the coding sequence ATGACCCAACCACCCCGCACGCTTGACGCTTGGCTCGATGCACTGGACGCCGTCGTGCTCCCTGCGCCTGCCGTTCCGTATGCCCGCGTCCAGCGTGCGCTGCGTGACAGCAGCCTCTCCCTGCGCCAGATCGCCGAGCTGATCCAGGCGAGTCCGGCGCTGGCACTCGTCGTCATTCGCGAAGCCAACCGCGGCGTGGCGACCACCAGCAAGCCCGCCGAAAGCCTGGAAGTCGCCCTCAGCCGCATTGGCCTGAAACGCGCCGAGGCCTTGTTCGCCAAGGTGCCCGCCGCGCAACCTGAGGCCATACCCGCACCATTGCGGCAGGTCATGCTCATCAGCCAGCACGCCAGCCAGCAGGCCAGCGGACTGTTCGCGTCGCGCCTCGCGCGGCTCTGGCAGGAAATACATTGGGGCAGTCTGTTGTTCCTTGCGCCCGTCTGGGCGATGGTCGCTGCCTATCCACAGCTGCTCGACACCTGGGAACAACGCGTGCTGGTCAAGCGTGAACCGGCTCGCCAGGTCGAACAGTCGCTGCTCGGCGTGCCATTGCTGGAACTCTGCAGCGCGACCGCCGAGCGCTGGGGACTGCCCGACTGGATTATCCAGGGCTACCAGTTGCTCAACGAGCATCGACGCATGCTGATCAAAGCGCTGCATATCGCGCATGACAACGAACACCCGCTGCATCAGCAGCAGATGCTCGACGCCGACCCGCCGTTGCGCCGCTGGCTGACGCAGCCTGGCAACACCATCGTCCTGGCCAACGGCCTGGCACTGTCGTCTCACCACAGCTGGAGCGGCATCCACAGCCTGCGCTGGCAGCGGCTGGCCGGTCTCTATCTGCAGGTTCCGCTGGCCGAACTGCAGCAACTGGTGCATCAGCAGGCCGTCTACAGCGCTCGATCGATCGGCGCGACCGATCTCTGGCATCCTGCCCAGGGCCTGCTATGGCCTTGGGAAAGCGTGTTTCAGGTCGAGCGGGCCGCTGCAGCGCCCGAAGCCGAAGACCTGGCGCAATGGCGCGCGCATTGCCGTGAGCTGCTCAGCGAACCCTGCCCCTACGACAACATCCTTCAACTCACCGCCGCCGCGTGCAGCGCGCTGAGCTGTGCCGGCCTGCAACGCGTGCTGATCATGCTCGTCGACCGCAAGCAACGGCGCCTGGTCGGCCAGCAGAGCAGCGGCCTGCCACGCGAGGCGGCGCGTCTGACACTCGATATCGACTCAAGCCAGGTACTACGCAGGCTGCTGGAGAAACCCGCGCTGCTGCGGCTCAAACCGGACAACCTGGCGCAGTTCTCTGCCATGCTGCCGGGCACGCTGAAGTCGCTGTTTCCCAGCGAACATCTGCTGCTGCGCTCGGTCGGCCACGAGGGGCGGGTGGTGATGCTGGTCGCGGCCGACCAGAACAACAGCGCGATCAGCGACGCGAACCTGCAGCTGTTCGGCAAGACCGTCCAATGCATCGAGCGAGCCCTGGCGACCTTCAGCAAGCGCGGTCGCTGA
- the serB gene encoding phosphoserine phosphatase SerB, which produces MREIVLINITGEDRPGLTAAITGVLAQGGVNILDIGQAVIHDTLSFGILVEIPDTERASSVLKDVLFTAYKHDQQVRFTPVAEDDYQQWVAGQGKARHIVTLLTRKVTAEQLQRVSSITAKYGLNIDHIDRLSGRQPLDMPEELGKGCIEFSVRGEPADTAALRAEFLSVAQELNVDIAFQRDSVFRRNRRLAVFDMDSTLIEAEVIDELAKVAGVGDQVAEITERAMRGELDFRASFKERLALLEGLEERALAEVGAGLRLTEGAELLFAELKRLGYKTAILSGGFTYFARQLQARLGIDYVYANELEIVDGKLTGVAQEPIVDAQRKADLLRELAEREGLRLEQTIAVGDGANDLPMLGLAGLGVAFRAKPLVKQSAKQAISTLGLDGILYLLGFRDREGTE; this is translated from the coding sequence TTGCGTGAAATCGTCCTGATCAATATCACCGGGGAAGATCGCCCCGGGCTGACCGCGGCCATCACCGGCGTGCTCGCTCAAGGAGGGGTGAACATCCTGGACATCGGTCAGGCCGTCATTCATGACACCTTGTCGTTCGGCATCCTGGTGGAAATTCCCGATACCGAGCGCGCCTCATCGGTACTCAAGGACGTGCTCTTCACCGCCTACAAGCATGACCAGCAGGTGCGGTTCACGCCGGTGGCCGAGGACGATTATCAGCAGTGGGTCGCCGGGCAGGGCAAGGCTCGACACATCGTGACCCTATTGACCCGCAAGGTCACGGCCGAGCAGTTGCAGCGGGTCAGCTCGATCACCGCCAAGTACGGGCTCAATATCGATCACATCGACCGCCTCTCGGGGCGCCAGCCGCTGGACATGCCCGAGGAGCTGGGCAAGGGCTGCATCGAGTTTTCCGTCCGCGGTGAGCCGGCCGACACCGCGGCGCTACGTGCCGAGTTTCTCAGCGTGGCGCAGGAACTCAATGTCGATATCGCCTTCCAGCGCGACTCGGTGTTTCGCCGCAATCGCCGGCTCGCGGTGTTCGACATGGACTCGACCCTGATCGAGGCGGAAGTCATCGACGAGCTGGCCAAGGTCGCGGGCGTTGGCGATCAGGTTGCGGAGATCACCGAGCGCGCCATGCGCGGTGAGCTGGACTTTCGCGCAAGCTTCAAGGAGCGTCTGGCCTTGCTCGAAGGGTTGGAAGAGCGCGCGCTGGCCGAGGTCGGTGCTGGCTTGCGGCTGACCGAGGGGGCCGAGCTGCTGTTCGCCGAGCTCAAGCGGCTGGGGTACAAAACGGCGATTCTGTCGGGTGGTTTCACCTATTTCGCGCGACAGTTACAGGCCAGGCTGGGCATCGATTACGTCTATGCCAACGAGCTGGAAATCGTCGACGGCAAGCTCACGGGGGTCGCCCAGGAGCCGATCGTCGACGCTCAGCGCAAGGCCGATCTGCTTCGCGAGCTGGCCGAGCGGGAGGGCTTGCGTCTGGAGCAGACGATTGCGGTTGGCGATGGCGCCAATGACCTGCCCATGCTCGGGCTTGCCGGTCTGGGTGTGGCTTTCCGGGCCAAGCCGCTGGTCAAGCAGTCGGCCAAGCAGGCAATCTCGACCCTGGGCCTGGATGGCATTCTCTATCTGCTCGGCTTTCGCGATCGCGAGGGGACGGAGTAG
- the asd gene encoding archaetidylserine decarboxylase (Phosphatidylserine decarboxylase is synthesized as a single chain precursor. Generation of the pyruvoyl active site from a Ser is coupled to cleavage of a Gly-Ser bond between the larger (beta) and smaller (alpha chains). It is an integral membrane protein.) codes for MKDRLFVLSQYLLPHHLISRLAGCLAECRLPWVKNTFIKWFVRHFEVDMREAQTEDPTAYEHFNAFFTRALKDGARPLDPTPGAILNPCDGAISQLGKIEQGRIFQAKGHNYSVTELLGGDHERSAPFMGGDFATVYLSPKDYHRVHMPLAGTLREMVYVPGRIFSVNTVTAEGVPELFARNERVVCLFDTERGPMAMVLVGAMIVASIETVWAGLVTPPKRTLKTFRYDEAARAPVHLDKGAEMGRFKLGSTVIMLFGPDQVSWAEQLSALTPVCMGEGLGQAKPTPPASLSTEEPTPV; via the coding sequence ATGAAAGATCGCTTGTTCGTACTCAGCCAGTACCTGCTACCGCATCACCTGATCTCGCGCCTCGCCGGTTGCCTGGCCGAATGCCGCCTGCCCTGGGTGAAGAACACCTTCATCAAATGGTTCGTTCGCCACTTCGAGGTCGACATGCGCGAAGCGCAGACCGAAGACCCGACCGCCTACGAACACTTCAACGCCTTCTTCACTCGCGCCTTGAAAGACGGCGCGCGCCCGCTCGACCCAACACCGGGCGCGATACTCAACCCCTGCGACGGCGCGATCAGCCAACTCGGCAAAATCGAGCAGGGCCGGATATTCCAGGCCAAGGGCCACAACTACAGCGTCACGGAGCTGCTCGGCGGCGATCACGAGCGCTCGGCACCCTTCATGGGCGGGGATTTCGCCACCGTTTATCTGTCGCCCAAGGACTACCACCGCGTGCACATGCCGCTGGCCGGCACATTGCGTGAAATGGTCTACGTGCCGGGTCGGATATTCTCGGTCAACACCGTAACCGCCGAAGGCGTACCGGAGCTGTTTGCCCGCAACGAACGCGTGGTCTGCCTGTTCGACACCGAGCGCGGCCCGATGGCGATGGTGCTGGTGGGCGCGATGATCGTCGCCAGCATCGAGACCGTATGGGCCGGACTGGTCACGCCGCCCAAGCGCACCCTCAAGACCTTCCGCTACGACGAAGCGGCCCGTGCCCCGGTGCATCTGGACAAGGGCGCGGAAATGGGTCGCTTCAAGCTGGGCTCCACGGTGATCATGCTCTTCGGGCCTGACCAGGTCAGCTGGGCCGAACAGCTATCGGCATTGACGCCGGTGTGCATGGGCGAAGGGCTCGGACAGGCCAAGCCGACACCACCGGCCAGCCTCTCGACGGAAGAACCGACGCCCGTCTAG